Proteins encoded in a region of the Gemmatimonadaceae bacterium genome:
- the menC gene encoding o-succinylbenzoate synthase: MIRLDRLTLREIRLPLREPFRISSGSVSERRICLLELHDASGAVAWSECVAGEWPNYSSETIDTAWLAIEAYVAPRVLGVRIDKPADAHALFERDFRGHQMAKAAVEMGLWGVAAAQAGVPLAQLIGGVRERIAVGISLGIQASPQALADKACAAIAEGYQKVKIKVEPGRDVAFVRAAREALPSAELMADANNAYTLADAAVLAEFDALDLMMIEQPLAHDDLVRHADLQRRLKTAICLDESITSLERAQDMVTLGAGRIINIKPGRVGGFHTSISIHNYCQRQGIPVWCGGMLESGIGRAYNVALASLPNFTLPGDLSPSRRYWAQDIVTPEWTMAADGTMAVPLDRPGIGVDVDIDRIDALTVRRATMRAPA; the protein is encoded by the coding sequence ATGATCCGCCTCGACCGCCTCACGCTGCGCGAGATCCGTCTCCCGCTGCGCGAACCGTTCCGCATTTCCTCGGGGTCCGTCTCCGAGCGCCGCATTTGCCTGCTCGAGCTTCACGACGCGAGCGGCGCCGTAGCGTGGAGCGAGTGCGTCGCCGGCGAGTGGCCCAACTACTCGTCGGAGACCATCGACACCGCCTGGCTGGCCATCGAGGCGTACGTGGCGCCGCGCGTGCTTGGCGTGCGCATCGACAAGCCGGCCGACGCGCACGCGCTGTTCGAGCGCGACTTCCGCGGGCACCAGATGGCGAAGGCCGCGGTGGAGATGGGCCTCTGGGGCGTTGCCGCCGCGCAGGCGGGCGTCCCGCTCGCCCAGCTCATCGGCGGCGTCCGGGAACGCATCGCCGTCGGCATCTCGCTGGGCATCCAGGCATCGCCGCAGGCGCTCGCCGACAAGGCGTGCGCGGCCATCGCCGAGGGCTACCAGAAGGTGAAGATCAAGGTCGAGCCCGGCCGCGACGTGGCGTTCGTGCGCGCGGCGCGTGAGGCGCTCCCGAGCGCCGAACTGATGGCCGATGCCAACAATGCGTACACGCTCGCCGATGCCGCGGTCCTGGCCGAGTTCGACGCACTCGACCTGATGATGATCGAGCAGCCGCTCGCGCACGATGACCTCGTGCGGCATGCGGACCTGCAGCGGCGGCTGAAGACGGCCATCTGCCTCGATGAGTCCATCACGTCGCTCGAGCGGGCGCAGGACATGGTGACGCTGGGCGCGGGACGCATCATCAACATCAAGCCGGGGCGGGTCGGCGGATTCCACACCTCGATTTCCATTCACAACTACTGCCAGCGTCAGGGCATCCCGGTCTGGTGCGGCGGCATGCTGGAGAGCGGCATCGGGCGCGCCTACAACGTGGCGCTGGCCTCGCTCCCCAACTTCACCCTTCCCGGCGACCTGTCGCCGAGCCGCCGGTACTGGGCGCAGGACATCGTCACGCCGGAGTGGACGATGGCCGCCGATGGCACCATGGCGGTTCCGCTCGACCGGCCGGGCATTGGGGTGGATGTCGATATCGACCGCATTGACGCGCTGACGGTGCGCCGGGCGACGATGAGGGCCCCGGCATGA
- a CDS encoding acyl-CoA dehydrogenase family protein, with protein MNQDGSSNQPPALLQTLPGDDVRQIMWRFAERFDYQMVVQSARAVARGPVARAVAKGARNTHEWTEDKAALLTEFDVAGITAASIDPEFGGFLEGPKNFVLGLLAFELAWVDAGSGTSSMANTLALAPIHERGTPEQKQKYMSASVPPQPGEDRKIWRGAFALTESIPYVGVDTGVLSGRVRVTEWRDGEEPLLHVDKRGRFITNMGSANFVTAAVDSGDPRIKGSCMIILEETDPGTWDRGIPTKKLAHQLSSTRDPVFSLQVPASRIIGGYTVKDGVIIPNYSHADVIEAVFTRTRATPAIMTSAKLLSAVEPVIRYHRRRFRGAAGITEGTPRFDMGLQQKEDALHRLLDVWAAGEAGASLGFETSRLLDTYDAIEKAKAQVLAQQGIAGGRAELKALRAREKDAAEYVALAYKRSPTAEESARLAALDADAVVKFIVTESLSSVLIPSAKLWNTGHGVNMMREAVSMMGGYGITEDCPGFLGTKWIDGQLEATYEGPEVVQRRQLSVTMSRPIFLQQFQQWIAHLREVARAHPTLGAGTLASAMELWFWSREHLSSAKDAHGRDLYSNQRHGVTYPLADALAWLVATYHLVLDVIELKQKGPENAALAEGIDGLVSFYSDLTHIHCATAAGEATRICAELVFGYRAEPEAPGSVPGADAFSDVAPFVALRTKVDASLAGSKLAKDRAAESLAHVMIPEVLDYPV; from the coding sequence ATGAATCAGGACGGCTCGTCGAATCAACCGCCGGCGCTGCTGCAGACGCTCCCCGGGGACGACGTTCGGCAGATCATGTGGCGCTTTGCCGAGCGATTCGACTACCAGATGGTCGTCCAGTCGGCGCGCGCCGTCGCCCGTGGCCCGGTGGCACGGGCGGTCGCCAAGGGCGCGCGAAATACGCACGAGTGGACCGAGGACAAGGCGGCCCTGCTGACCGAGTTCGATGTGGCGGGCATTACGGCGGCGTCGATCGACCCCGAATTTGGCGGTTTCCTCGAAGGTCCCAAGAACTTCGTCCTCGGCCTGCTCGCCTTTGAGCTGGCCTGGGTGGATGCCGGGTCCGGCACCTCGAGCATGGCCAACACACTGGCCCTGGCGCCAATTCACGAGCGCGGCACCCCGGAGCAGAAGCAGAAGTACATGTCGGCCTCCGTGCCGCCCCAGCCGGGCGAGGATCGCAAGATCTGGCGCGGCGCCTTTGCGCTGACGGAGTCCATCCCGTACGTGGGCGTGGACACGGGCGTCCTGAGCGGCCGCGTGCGCGTGACCGAGTGGCGAGATGGTGAGGAGCCGTTGCTGCACGTCGACAAGCGCGGTCGCTTCATCACCAACATGGGCTCGGCCAACTTCGTGACAGCGGCCGTGGATTCTGGCGATCCGAGGATCAAGGGCAGCTGCATGATCATCCTCGAGGAGACCGACCCGGGCACGTGGGACCGCGGCATCCCCACCAAGAAGCTCGCGCACCAACTCTCGTCCACGCGCGATCCGGTCTTCAGCCTGCAGGTGCCGGCCAGCCGCATCATCGGCGGGTACACGGTCAAGGACGGCGTCATCATCCCGAACTACAGCCACGCCGATGTCATCGAGGCCGTGTTCACGCGCACGCGCGCCACGCCGGCCATCATGACATCGGCGAAGCTTCTTTCCGCCGTGGAGCCGGTCATTCGCTACCATCGGCGGCGGTTCCGCGGCGCGGCGGGGATCACCGAAGGGACGCCGCGGTTCGACATGGGACTGCAGCAGAAGGAAGATGCGCTGCACCGCCTGCTCGACGTCTGGGCGGCGGGCGAGGCGGGCGCATCGCTCGGATTCGAGACGTCGCGCCTGCTGGACACGTACGACGCCATCGAGAAGGCCAAGGCCCAGGTGCTCGCCCAGCAGGGCATCGCGGGCGGACGCGCCGAACTCAAGGCGCTGCGCGCCCGTGAGAAGGACGCCGCGGAGTACGTGGCGCTGGCGTACAAGCGGTCGCCAACGGCCGAAGAGTCGGCGCGTCTGGCCGCGCTCGACGCCGACGCCGTGGTCAAGTTCATCGTCACCGAGTCGCTGTCGAGCGTGCTGATTCCGTCGGCCAAGCTCTGGAACACCGGTCATGGCGTGAACATGATGCGCGAAGCCGTCAGCATGATGGGCGGCTACGGCATTACCGAGGACTGCCCCGGCTTCCTCGGCACCAAGTGGATCGATGGCCAGCTCGAGGCGACTTACGAAGGGCCCGAAGTCGTGCAGCGCCGCCAGCTCTCCGTCACGATGTCGCGCCCGATCTTCCTGCAGCAGTTCCAGCAGTGGATTGCGCACCTGCGCGAGGTGGCCAGGGCGCATCCAACGCTTGGCGCCGGCACGCTGGCGTCGGCCATGGAACTCTGGTTCTGGTCGCGCGAGCATCTCTCGTCGGCCAAGGATGCCCACGGCCGCGATCTCTATTCCAACCAGCGACATGGCGTCACCTATCCGCTGGCTGATGCACTGGCCTGGTTGGTTGCGACGTACCACCTGGTGCTCGATGTGATCGAGCTCAAGCAGAAGGGACCCGAGAACGCCGCCCTTGCCGAGGGCATCGACGGCCTGGTGAGCTTCTACTCGGACCTGACGCACATTCATTGCGCCACGGCCGCGGGCGAGGCAACCAGGATCTGCGCCGAACTCGTCTTTGGCTATCGAGCCGAGCCGGAGGCGCCGGGCAGCGTGCCGGGCGCGGATGCGTTCAGCGACGTCGCGCCGTTCGTTGCGCTGCGAACCAAGGTGGATGCCTCGCTCGCTGGGTCGAAGCTCGCCAAGGATCGCGCGGCGGAATCGCTGGCGCACGTGATGATTCCCGAAGTGCTGGACTATCCGGTATAG
- a CDS encoding glycosyl hydrolase, giving the protein MLLFSRRMIAAPLLLLLPAVLAAQSFDSTTFAALRWREIGPYRGGRSVAVAGSAKRPYEYWMGTTGSGVFKTTDGGMSWQPATDRFFGGTVGALAVSESNPDIVWSAGGEGDIRGNTAPGDGVWVTRDAGKSWSRITYFDVKNHARRIIVHPTNPDIVWIGVLGHAFGANEQRGVFKTTDGGVTWHKVLYRDANTGISDMAIDPNDPNVLYAAFWHAYRTPWSMNSGGPGGGIFKSTDGGETWTELTSNPGLPKGVLGKIGLTVSGGKSNRLWALIEADEGGVYRSDDGGATWTKLNDERKLRQRAWYYSRMVADPRDSNVVYALNVQWFRSRDGGKTFPQNMPVPHGDNHDLWIAPNDPNRMIEANDGGANVSFNGGRAWTNQAYATAQMYHVTTTNHFPYQVCGAQQDNSTLCGPSRKEGGMTIADFKDAGGGESGYIASNPVKPDIIFAGSYGGLLTRKDLSTGLERNVSPWPDNPMGYSSEDIQYRFQWTFPIIFSPHNPNILYAAGSQLFKTTTEGESWTIISPPLARRDPKTMGASGGPITKDQTGVETYGVIFALSESPITPGLIWAGTDDGLVWITRDGGAHWTNVTPRDIGDFTRVSLIDAGHFNAGTAYLAANRYQQNDFAPILYKTNDFGKTWTRMVTGIPGDEFTRAIREDPKKAGLLYASTEKGVWVSFDDGAHWQSLRRNMPSVPVHDLVIKDNDLVLGTHGRSFWIMDDISPLRQLAAAVTEKKAHLYKPSDAYRIDWGGGFRIPGAGYGGETPTGQNPPSGAVIYYQLKEPGTRVTLEFLDAKGNLIKTFTSDSVAAPAPAAGGEGEGGRGGPPRPQRVANKAGLNQFNWNLRYPDATRFDGMIFWAGNVTGPLALPGTYTVRMTAGGEMQAQTFTVKADPRFKVPMADLVAQFDFLIQVRDKVSEANEAVVTARDVKAQVNDRLKQAPQLGDQGKALKGKVTTVEGEIYQIKNQSSQDPLNYPIKLNNKIAALLGMAGSSPGRPPAQAMQVFKELNGKLDVQTKRMEKVYAEDLKGFNEQLKKLGLPEVTPKKKAPKVAAD; this is encoded by the coding sequence ATGCTGCTGTTCTCCCGCCGGATGATTGCCGCACCCCTGTTGCTCCTGCTGCCGGCCGTGCTCGCCGCGCAGTCCTTCGATTCCACCACCTTTGCGGCATTGCGTTGGCGTGAGATCGGGCCATATCGCGGCGGCCGATCCGTGGCCGTCGCCGGTTCGGCGAAGCGCCCATACGAGTACTGGATGGGGACCACCGGCAGTGGCGTGTTCAAGACCACGGACGGTGGGATGAGCTGGCAGCCGGCAACGGACAGGTTCTTCGGCGGCACGGTGGGCGCCCTGGCCGTGTCGGAGTCGAATCCCGACATCGTCTGGTCGGCGGGCGGTGAAGGGGACATTCGTGGCAACACGGCACCCGGCGATGGCGTCTGGGTGACCAGGGACGCCGGCAAGAGCTGGTCTCGCATCACGTACTTCGACGTCAAGAATCATGCTCGCCGGATCATCGTCCATCCCACGAACCCGGACATCGTCTGGATCGGCGTCCTCGGCCATGCCTTCGGGGCCAACGAGCAGCGCGGGGTCTTCAAGACGACCGATGGCGGCGTGACGTGGCACAAGGTGCTGTATCGCGACGCCAACACGGGCATTTCGGACATGGCCATCGACCCGAATGACCCGAACGTGCTGTACGCCGCATTCTGGCATGCATACCGAACGCCATGGTCGATGAATTCCGGCGGTCCGGGCGGCGGCATCTTCAAGAGCACCGATGGCGGCGAGACGTGGACGGAGCTGACGTCCAACCCCGGACTGCCCAAGGGCGTGCTCGGGAAGATCGGGCTCACGGTCTCGGGTGGAAAGTCGAATCGCCTCTGGGCGCTGATCGAGGCGGATGAAGGCGGGGTGTACCGCTCGGATGATGGCGGTGCCACGTGGACCAAGCTGAATGACGAGCGCAAGCTGCGGCAGCGCGCCTGGTACTACTCGCGCATGGTGGCCGATCCCAGGGACTCCAATGTCGTGTATGCGCTGAACGTGCAGTGGTTCCGGTCGCGTGACGGGGGCAAGACGTTCCCGCAGAACATGCCGGTGCCCCACGGCGACAACCACGACCTGTGGATCGCGCCCAACGACCCGAACCGAATGATCGAGGCGAACGACGGCGGGGCCAACGTGTCGTTCAACGGCGGGCGCGCGTGGACGAACCAGGCGTATGCCACCGCCCAGATGTACCACGTGACCACCACGAATCACTTCCCGTACCAGGTGTGCGGTGCACAGCAGGACAACAGCACGCTGTGCGGGCCGTCGCGCAAGGAAGGCGGCATGACGATCGCCGACTTCAAGGATGCAGGCGGTGGCGAGTCGGGATACATCGCCTCGAATCCAGTGAAGCCGGACATCATCTTTGCCGGCAGCTACGGTGGCCTGTTGACGCGCAAGGACCTGAGTACCGGGCTCGAGCGCAACGTCAGCCCGTGGCCGGACAACCCGATGGGTTATTCCTCGGAAGACATCCAGTACCGCTTCCAGTGGACGTTCCCGATTATTTTCTCGCCGCACAACCCGAACATCCTGTACGCGGCGGGGTCGCAGCTCTTCAAGACGACGACGGAAGGCGAGAGCTGGACGATCATCTCACCACCACTCGCGCGCCGTGACCCGAAGACGATGGGTGCGTCGGGCGGCCCGATCACGAAGGACCAGACCGGCGTCGAGACGTATGGCGTGATCTTCGCGCTGAGCGAGTCGCCCATCACGCCGGGGCTGATCTGGGCAGGAACGGATGACGGCCTGGTGTGGATCACGCGCGACGGCGGGGCGCACTGGACGAACGTGACGCCCAGGGACATCGGCGACTTCACGCGCGTCTCGCTCATTGACGCGGGCCACTTCAATGCCGGCACGGCGTACCTGGCCGCGAACCGCTATCAACAGAATGACTTTGCGCCGATCCTCTACAAGACGAATGACTTCGGCAAGACGTGGACCAGAATGGTGACCGGTATTCCGGGCGACGAGTTCACGCGTGCCATTCGTGAAGACCCCAAGAAGGCAGGCTTGCTGTACGCGAGCACCGAGAAGGGCGTCTGGGTTTCCTTTGACGACGGTGCCCACTGGCAGTCGCTGCGCCGCAACATGCCCTCCGTGCCGGTGCACGACCTGGTCATCAAGGACAACGACCTCGTGCTGGGAACGCACGGCCGGTCGTTCTGGATCATGGATGATATCTCACCGTTGCGGCAGCTCGCCGCCGCGGTGACCGAGAAGAAGGCGCACCTCTACAAGCCGTCGGACGCGTATCGCATCGACTGGGGCGGTGGCTTCCGCATTCCAGGGGCGGGGTACGGCGGCGAGACGCCGACCGGCCAGAATCCGCCGTCGGGCGCGGTGATCTACTATCAGCTGAAGGAACCCGGCACACGCGTAACGCTCGAGTTCCTCGATGCGAAGGGGAACCTGATCAAGACCTTCACCAGCGACTCGGTGGCTGCTCCGGCGCCGGCCGCCGGTGGGGAAGGCGAAGGGGGCCGCGGCGGCCCGCCAAGGCCGCAGCGCGTGGCCAACAAGGCGGGGCTCAACCAGTTCAACTGGAACCTGCGCTATCCCGACGCCACACGGTTCGATGGCATGATCTTCTGGGCTGGCAATGTCACCGGGCCGCTTGCCCTTCCCGGCACGTACACCGTGCGCATGACGGCCGGCGGCGAAATGCAGGCACAGACCTTCACGGTCAAGGCCGACCCGCGGTTCAAGGTGCCGATGGCGGATCTTGTGGCCCAGTTCGACTTCCTCATCCAGGTGCGGGACAAGGTGAGCGAAGCCAACGAAGCCGTGGTCACCGCGCGCGATGTAAAGGCGCAGGTGAATGACCGCCTGAAGCAGGCGCCGCAGCTTGGCGATCAGGGCAAGGCGCTCAAAGGCAAGGTGACCACCGTGGAGGGCGAGATCTACCAGATCAAGAACCAGAGTTCGCAGGATCCGCTGAACTACCCGATCAAGCTGAACAACAAGATTGCTGCGTTGCTCGGTATGGCCGGGTCCTCACCGGGCCGTCCGCCGGCCCAGGCCATGCAGGTCTTCAAGGAACTGAATGGCAAGCTCGACGTGCAGACCAAGCGCATGGAGAAGGTCTATGCGGAGGATCTCAAGGGCTTCAATGAACAGCTCAAGAAGCTGGGGCTGCCGGAAGTGACGCCCAAGAAGAAGGCGCCGAAGGTGGCCGCTGACTGA
- a CDS encoding phospholipase D-like domain-containing protein: MPTPLEPSDPPQWPPPAGPSAGVSFARGLWRVAAADVSAGNHPVLLRDGAAAFEAMLTMMQQARYTLDLECYIFRGADEVGQRFVQALIAAVQRGVRVRLLVDWIGGRGTPRRVWKVLRAGGVNVRIFSPVGLRAWLGLLPRDHRKVLVADGKVGITGGIGIGEEWRMGAVGPKRRPWRDTAVLIQGPAAEAMERAFDTMWLRAVGQGPTRRQQRRMVRAARNSWMDFADAPPALVGIVEGEPGRFRISRALEVQAAAARERLWIATAYFIPAFGVVESLKGAARDGVDVRVLVPGSNDHPWVNSYAASYYSSLLQNGVRIWEWQGEMMHAKSTVMDGVITRIGSTDFNPLGAAINYELDAIIGSREFGTQAEEMFLSDLEHSKEVKRQPSRLSRAIKGARRVAGGR; encoded by the coding sequence ATGCCCACACCGCTCGAACCCTCTGATCCGCCCCAGTGGCCACCGCCGGCTGGCCCGTCGGCCGGCGTCAGCTTTGCCCGCGGGCTCTGGCGTGTTGCGGCGGCGGACGTGTCGGCCGGCAATCACCCGGTGCTGCTGCGCGATGGGGCCGCGGCATTCGAGGCGATGCTGACGATGATGCAACAGGCGCGATATACGCTCGATCTCGAGTGCTACATCTTCCGCGGCGCCGACGAGGTGGGACAGCGGTTCGTGCAGGCCCTCATCGCCGCCGTCCAGCGCGGTGTTCGCGTCCGTCTGCTCGTGGACTGGATCGGCGGCCGTGGCACCCCACGGCGTGTCTGGAAGGTCCTGCGCGCGGGCGGCGTGAACGTTCGCATCTTCAGTCCCGTGGGATTGCGTGCCTGGCTCGGCCTGCTGCCGCGCGACCATCGCAAGGTGCTCGTAGCCGACGGCAAGGTGGGGATTACCGGGGGGATTGGCATCGGCGAGGAATGGCGCATGGGAGCCGTGGGCCCGAAGCGCCGTCCGTGGCGCGACACCGCCGTGCTGATCCAGGGCCCGGCCGCCGAGGCGATGGAACGCGCCTTTGACACCATGTGGCTGCGCGCGGTGGGGCAGGGCCCCACCCGCCGACAGCAGCGACGCATGGTGCGGGCGGCGCGCAATTCGTGGATGGATTTTGCCGATGCACCCCCGGCGCTCGTGGGCATCGTCGAAGGAGAGCCCGGGCGGTTTCGCATCTCGCGCGCGCTGGAAGTGCAGGCCGCCGCCGCACGCGAACGGCTGTGGATTGCCACCGCGTACTTCATTCCCGCCTTCGGCGTGGTGGAATCACTGAAAGGGGCGGCGCGGGACGGCGTCGACGTGCGCGTGCTCGTCCCCGGGAGCAACGACCATCCGTGGGTGAACAGCTACGCGGCCAGTTACTATTCGTCGCTGCTGCAGAACGGCGTGCGCATCTGGGAATGGCAAGGCGAGATGATGCACGCCAAGTCGACGGTGATGGACGGCGTGATCACCCGCATCGGTTCCACCGATTTCAACCCGCTCGGCGCGGCCATCAACTACGAACTCGACGCCATCATCGGCAGCCGGGAGTTCGGCACCCAGGCGGAGGAGATGTTCCTCTCCGATCTCGAGCATTCAAAGGAAGTGAAGCGGCAGCCGTCGCGGCTGTCGCGCGCGATCAAGGGTGCGCGGCGCGTCGCAGGCGGTCGTTGA
- a CDS encoding enoyl-[acyl-carrier-protein] reductase, which produces MLNIDLRGKRALVAGVSDDNGFGFAIAKALAEAGASITVATWPPALNIFRNLLERGKLDESRTLSDGSMLTFEHIYPLDAAYDTMADVPQEVRENKRYRDLGDFSIEGLARQYQADYGEQSLDILVHSLANGPEVKKQLLDTSRAGYLTALSISSYSLVSMLSYLGPLMRREGAVISLSYLAGQRVIPGYGGGMSTAKGALESDTRTLAFEAGRRFGIRVNTISAGPMASRAASAIGIVETLVDYYKLNSPLPEVLTATEVAYAAAFLCSPLSSGITGSTTYVDKGYNAMGMAVAMPPDFPDLTSRT; this is translated from the coding sequence ATGCTGAACATCGATCTTCGCGGGAAGCGGGCGCTCGTCGCCGGTGTGTCGGATGACAATGGTTTTGGCTTCGCCATTGCCAAGGCGCTGGCCGAGGCTGGCGCCAGCATCACCGTGGCCACGTGGCCGCCGGCGCTGAACATTTTCCGGAACCTCCTCGAGCGCGGCAAGCTCGATGAGTCGCGCACGCTCTCCGATGGCTCCATGCTCACCTTCGAGCACATCTACCCGTTGGACGCCGCGTACGACACGATGGCTGACGTCCCGCAAGAGGTGCGCGAGAACAAGCGGTATCGGGACCTCGGTGACTTCTCCATTGAAGGCCTCGCCAGGCAATACCAGGCCGACTACGGCGAACAGTCGCTCGATATTCTTGTGCACTCGCTGGCGAATGGCCCCGAAGTGAAGAAGCAACTGCTCGACACCAGTCGGGCCGGTTACCTCACGGCGCTGAGCATCTCGTCGTACTCGCTCGTGTCGATGCTGTCGTACCTCGGCCCGCTGATGCGACGCGAAGGGGCGGTGATCTCGCTCTCATATCTCGCCGGCCAGCGGGTCATCCCCGGATATGGCGGTGGCATGTCGACGGCCAAGGGCGCGCTCGAAAGCGATACGCGCACGCTGGCCTTCGAGGCGGGCCGGCGGTTTGGCATTCGCGTGAATACCATTTCGGCGGGACCCATGGCATCGCGGGCTGCCAGCGCCATCGGGATCGTCGAGACGCTCGTCGATTATTACAAGCTCAACTCACCCCTTCCCGAAGTGCTGACCGCCACCGAGGTCGCCTACGCCGCCGCGTTTCTCTGCTCGCCGTTGAGCAGTGGCATCACGGGATCAACCACTTACGTGGACAAGGGGTACAACGCCATGGGCATGGCGGTGGCAATGCCCCCCGATTTCCCGGATCTCACATCACGCACATAA
- a CDS encoding L-threonylcarbamoyladenylate synthase, whose amino-acid sequence MRARGQSFVIRHAVDPEHPSLEIISAAAAVIRRGGLVAFPTETVYGLGADALSERAVLGIFTAKGRPSYNPIIAHVASIEHAKSLVTQWPQAAARLAARFWPGPLTMVLPRAPHVPLALTAGRDTVAVRMPAHPVALALITAADCPIAAPSANRFTEVSPTTADHVARGLGDRVDMILDGGPSSVGIESTVVDLSGDIPVLLRPGILSRTDLERELGVPLRDPAPATHATEARVSPGMIDRHYAPRARVVLAAPADVGAVIAREAGNGRRVGAMVVVADAAGAAHVQRMPADPLGYAHALYAALHAADDAACDVLCIEEPPDGPEWAGVNDRLRRAAHP is encoded by the coding sequence GTGCGCGCGCGTGGCCAGTCGTTCGTGATCCGGCACGCCGTTGATCCCGAGCATCCGTCGCTGGAGATCATTTCGGCCGCTGCGGCGGTGATCCGGCGCGGTGGCCTCGTGGCCTTTCCCACCGAAACGGTCTACGGACTCGGCGCCGATGCGCTGAGTGAACGGGCGGTGCTCGGCATCTTCACCGCCAAGGGGCGGCCGTCCTACAACCCGATCATCGCGCACGTGGCGAGCATCGAACACGCGAAGTCACTCGTCACGCAGTGGCCGCAGGCGGCGGCGCGGCTTGCCGCGCGCTTCTGGCCCGGCCCGCTGACCATGGTGCTGCCTCGCGCGCCGCACGTGCCGCTGGCGCTCACCGCGGGCCGCGACACCGTGGCCGTGCGGATGCCGGCGCATCCCGTGGCGCTCGCGCTGATCACGGCCGCCGACTGTCCCATCGCGGCGCCCAGCGCCAACCGCTTCACGGAAGTGAGTCCCACGACCGCCGATCATGTGGCGCGCGGCCTCGGTGATCGCGTGGACATGATTCTCGACGGCGGGCCGTCATCGGTTGGCATCGAGAGCACGGTGGTCGACCTCTCCGGGGACATCCCGGTGCTGCTGCGCCCGGGGATCCTCTCGCGCACCGACCTCGAACGGGAACTCGGCGTCCCGCTGCGCGATCCCGCGCCTGCCACCCATGCCACCGAAGCCCGCGTGTCGCCCGGGATGATCGATCGGCACTATGCCCCGCGGGCGCGCGTCGTGCTGGCGGCGCCGGCCGACGTTGGCGCCGTGATCGCGCGCGAGGCAGGCAACGGACGGCGCGTCGGCGCGATGGTTGTCGTCGCCGACGCCGCGGGCGCCGCGCACGTGCAGCGGATGCCCGCCGATCCCCTGGGCTATGCGCACGCCCTCTACGCGGCGTTGCATGCCGCCGACGACGCGGCGTGCGACGTACTGTGCATTGAAGAGCCGCCCGATGGCCCCGAATGGGCCGGTGTCAACGACCGCCTGCGACGCGCCGCGCACCCTTGA
- a CDS encoding M20 family metallopeptidase produces the protein MSVNVPGAVRALFTEADAALLVELRRDLHAHPELSWKEVRTQARLEDALHHIGIAEVRRIAGTGLVARVPGTVPGAPVIALRGDIDALPIQEATGLPYASRHEGVMHACGHDVHAAWAIGAALLLHRAPAAGDVIIVLQPAEEVGAGASRVLESGALQGVQAIFGGHVDRRFEVGQVCAQPGPLAASTDTFTITLAGTGAHGARPHESADPVVGLAALVTALQTIVSRRLDPAQPGVVTVGMLHAGSAPNIIPETAALQGTVRATTAASRDLIVGEVDRLAFGVAAAYRLEATIAWGHRTPPVVNSPDGARWAAEAAARVLGADAIVPLGTTNMGGEDFAFYLEQIPGCFLRIGAREPHGERTAAHSPRFHAAEEALFIGAAVLAECARVASRS, from the coding sequence ATGAGCGTGAACGTCCCCGGAGCCGTGCGTGCGCTCTTCACCGAGGCGGATGCCGCGCTGCTCGTCGAGTTGCGCCGCGACCTGCACGCGCACCCGGAACTTTCGTGGAAGGAAGTCCGCACCCAGGCGCGGCTCGAGGATGCGCTGCACCACATCGGCATCGCCGAGGTGCGACGGATCGCCGGCACGGGGTTGGTGGCGCGCGTGCCGGGGACGGTTCCGGGCGCGCCGGTCATCGCGCTGCGCGGCGACATTGACGCGCTGCCGATCCAGGAAGCGACCGGCCTGCCGTATGCCTCCCGTCACGAGGGCGTGATGCATGCCTGCGGCCATGATGTGCACGCCGCCTGGGCCATCGGCGCCGCGCTGCTGCTGCACCGCGCGCCTGCCGCTGGCGACGTGATCATCGTGCTGCAACCGGCGGAGGAGGTCGGCGCGGGCGCGTCGCGAGTGCTCGAGAGCGGTGCGCTGCAGGGCGTGCAGGCCATCTTTGGCGGCCATGTGGATCGCCGCTTCGAGGTCGGCCAGGTCTGCGCCCAACCGGGGCCGCTGGCCGCCTCCACCGATACGTTCACCATCACGCTCGCGGGAACGGGCGCCCATGGGGCGCGTCCGCACGAATCGGCCGACCCGGTGGTCGGACTCGCCGCGCTCGTCACCGCCCTGCAGACCATCGTGTCGCGCCGGCTCGACCCGGCGCAGCCCGGTGTCGTAACGGTCGGGATGCTCCACGCGGGCTCTGCACCCAACATCATTCCCGAGACCGCCGCGCTACAGGGCACCGTACGCGCCACCACGGCGGCTTCGCGTGACCTGATTGTCGGCGAGGTGGACCGGCTCGCCTTCGGTGTCGCCGCCGCGTACCGGCTTGAAGCCACGATTGCGTGGGGACATCGCACACCGCCGGTCGTCAACTCGCCGGATGGCGCGCGCTGGGCCGCGGAAGCTGCGGCGCGCGTGCTGGGCGCGGACGCCATCGTCCCGCTTGGCACCACCAACATGGGCGGCGAGGATTTTGCCTTCTACCTCGAGCAGATCCCCGGCTGCTTCCTGCGCATCGGCGCCCGCGAGCCCCATGGCGAACGCACGGCAGCGCACTCGCCGCGTTTCCATGCGGCGGAGGAAGCGCTCTTCATCGGCGCCGCCGTGCTCGCCGAGTGCGCGCGCGTGGCCAGTCGTTCGTGA